ACGGGCGTTCCCTTGCGCCCGCGCAGCCGCTGCACGGCCTGGTCGTCCGACAGGCCCTCGGCGCTCTGGCCGTCGATCTGCAGGAAACGGTCGCCCACCCGCACGCCCGCGCGCTCGGCCGGCGTCTCGGGAAGGATGCCCACCGCAGTCACCCAGCCGTCGCGCGACGAGATCTGGATGCCCAGCCCGCCGTACTCGCCGCTGGTCTGCAGGTGCAGCTGCGCGTACTCCTCGGCCGTCATGAAGGTGGTGTGGGGATCCCCCAGCTCGCGCAGCAGCCCCTGGACGGCCTTCTGGTACAGCTCGGCCTCGGACTGGGGCTCTACGTAGCGCTCCATCACGTGCGTCATCACCTCGTCGAACAGGCGGGCGCGCGCGAACACGCTTCCCCCGCCGTTCACGTCCTGCTGCAGCAGCCAGCCGCCCGAAACCAGGGCCATGCCGGCGACGAGCGCGGGCGCCACGACGGTACGCTTCAACTGCATGGGGCCTC
The Longimicrobium sp. genome window above contains:
- a CDS encoding S41 family peptidase, with translation MQLKRTVVAPALVAGMALVSGGWLLQQDVNGGGSVFARARLFDEVMTHVMERYVEPQSEAELYQKAVQGLLRELGDPHTTFMTAEEYAQLHLQTSGEYGGLGIQISSRDGWVTAVGILPETPAERAGVRVGDRFLQIDGQSAEGLSDDQAVQRLRGRKGTPV